The Candidatus Zixiibacteriota bacterium sequence GTTGGGAATGACGCGGGCAGTGTGGGAATGACATCACTATAGCATCCGCCTAAGGCGGACAAAAGGCCGGACAGTAGTGATAAAATATTTATATGATTCATTTTAAAATAAAATTCTTGCCAAAAATCAGCAGTTGTTATATTAATAATTTACGTTATGAGTAATCTCATAAAAAGGTTGAAACACTAATTAATCAGACCCAAAGGCGGAGATATGAATAGGAAACTACGCTTTGATATTGCGGACGAACGTCTGGCATATAAAGGTTCGCTAAAAAGATACAGCTTAAACAATGATAGGCTGATAGAGTTTAACCATCGCCACACCACAGTATTAGCTAACTATGATTTAGCTTTGGTTGAAGGCAATATATTTACGTTATGCGATAAAATTAACAATCAATCAAACCTTGGAGCGCTTCGCAACCGTCAGATTAGGGAATCGGTAATACTGTCGGCGGCGCTGTCAGCAGCGGCAGTTGGACTTCATGGGCGCGGAAACCTGAATCAGATACCCAAAGAAAAAGTAACCCAGGATATAACAAACGAACTAAAACGAGCCAACGACCGTACAGCGGCTCATATAATGGCTGAGGTTTTGCAAACCACTACCGAGATGCTGCCGGTCGGCGAGGAAGTGCTTATCGAGTCAACAATCACAGAGGGTGTCAGGGTAAAACCCGGCAAAGAGGCTGGCGGTAATCCGACAATCTCTGTTGGCGCCTTATTTGGCAAAAAGGAGCATAGCTGTCAGTATGGGCTATCCACACCGCAAAATGTTACATTGTTATCTATGGGCAATGATGTTATTGATGGCACTACTAAATCCGTTAAGGGACTTCATTCAAGTTTGACAGCGTTGTTTATTACAGAATCCAATGTCAAGCGTCATTTGCCGGATATTTATGTTCAACGCTGGATGAGCGGCGAATATTTTGAGGAGTTTAATCCGCGCGAGGCAAGCCTTATGGATGCCGCGGAGATAATCGCGCATTCTTATGGATTCTCCAGCCCTGATAGATTAAGCGCATTTTTCTTAGATAGAAAAAGACATTATCCGGCTATGGAAATATTAAATAATAA is a genomic window containing:
- a CDS encoding fructose-bisphosphatase class II codes for the protein MNRKLRFDIADERLAYKGSLKRYSLNNDRLIEFNHRHTTVLANYDLALVEGNIFTLCDKINNQSNLGALRNRQIRESVILSAALSAAAVGLHGRGNLNQIPKEKVTQDITNELKRANDRTAAHIMAEVLQTTTEMLPVGEEVLIESTITEGVRVKPGKEAGGNPTISVGALFGKKEHSCQYGLSTPQNVTLLSMGNDVIDGTTKSVKGLHSSLTALFITESNVKRHLPDIYVQRWMSGEYFEEFNPREASLMDAAEIIAHSYGFSSPDRLSAFFLDRKRHYPAMEILNNNGIATPYDKDGDLFPAIILGSEDVTFPNDRRLHSMIGEIGGSAEWAVGVLPLVWRGGQAIGMLTSQSSLSRRDLTPEELWKERNHYTEEEFMLIQDARFEQKPYFTIKDILEEPFAGGISAFGGITDNYYLPSMKGVASDKMKNTVTVNTLTINSLGIMECWELTFKCKNDLTNTIELMKSPKEKLAKLENKELEKAVGKILSNERLRKRFRIFFNNEYYPALIPVRDRMVLLPNAVNTLIERGALGEKDRKIIDITKKLTDDWFIDAY